One genomic window of Ziziphus jujuba cultivar Dongzao chromosome 4, ASM3175591v1 includes the following:
- the LOC107415139 gene encoding protein TPLATE, translating to MDILFAQIQADLRSNDALRQSGALLQALQQSAAGRDISVIAKSAVEEIVAAPASAVCKKLAFDLIRSTRLTADLWDTVCTGIRTDFEFPDPDVTAAAVSILAAIPSYRLSAIITDSNKEISNCFDSPSDNLRFSITETLGCILARDDLVTLCENNVNLLDKVSNWWTRIGQNMLDKSDNVAKVAFESVGRLFQEFDSKRMSRLAGDKLVDSENSIAIRSNWVSSMVDFVWKKRNDLMARSLVLPVETFRTTVFPIVYAVKAVASGSVELIRKLSKSSGDPKGPVVDSTAEKLVGVSDVVTHLAPFLASSLEPALIFEVGINMLYLADVPGGKPEWASQSIIAILTLWDRQEFSSAKESIVRAVVTNLQLLDLHMQVSLFRRLLLMVRNLRAESDRMYALACICRTALCVDLFAKESVRRGQKPLAGTDIASLFEDVRIRDDLNAVTSKSLFREELVASLVESCFQLSLPLPEQKNSGTESRVIGALAYGTGYGALNWTEPALEVVEVCRPCVKWDCDGRTYAVDCYLKLLVRLCHIYDTRGGVKRVKDGASQDQILNETRLQNLQRELVKDLREVNTPRICARVVWAVSEHIDVEGLDPLLADDPEDPLNIIISNIHKVLYNVDSSADSTNRLQDVQAVLLCAQRLGSRHPRAGQLLTKELEDFRNGNVADSVNKHQSRMILQRIKYSSNHPDNRWAGVSEARGDYPFSHHKLTVQFYEASAAQDRKLESLVHSAILELWRPRPSELALLLTKGADSTLLKVPPTAITLTGSSDPCFVEAYHLADSSDGRITLHLKVLNLTELELNRVDIRVGLHGALYFMNGSPQAVRQLRNLVSQDPVLCSLTVGVSHFERCSLWVQVLYYPFYGSGGAGDYEGDYTEEDPQIMRQKRSLRPELGEPVILRCQPYKIPLTELLLPYQISPVEFFRLWPSLPAYVEFTGTYTYEGSGFKATAAQQYGASPFLSGLKSLESKPFYRVCSHIIRTVAGFQVCFSAKTWHGGFLGMMIFGASEVSRNVDLGDETTTMMCKFVVRASDASITKEIGSDLQGWCDDLTDGGVEYVPEDEVKASAAERLRISMERIALLKAARPKPKIPNPDDEEENEDGEEDEDKKKEKKKDGKEDDEKGPSTLSKLTAEEVEHLSLQAAVLQEWHILCKDRGTKAN from the exons CGTATCGTCTCTCCGCCATCATTACCGACTCTAATAAAGAAATCAGCAACTGTTTCGATTCGCCTAGCGATAACCTCCGGTTCTCCATTACTGAGACCTTGGGATGCATTCTGGCTCGAGACGACCTCGTTACGCTCTGCGAGAACAATGTCAATCTGCTTGATAAGGTTTCCAACTGGTGGACTCGTATAGGCCAGAATATGCTGGACAAATCGGACAACGTCGCGAAGGTGGCGTTTGAATCGGTCGGGAGGTTGTTTCAGGAATTCGATTCGAAGCGGATGAGTAGACTGGCGGGAGACAAGCTGGTGGATAGTGAGAATTCGATTGCAATTAGGTCGAATTGGGTTTCGTCAATGGTGGACTTCGTTTGGAAGAAGCGCAACGATTTGATGGCGAGGTCGTTGGTCTTGCCGGTGGAGACTTTCAGGACCACGGTGTTTCCGATTGTGTATGCGGTCAAGGCCGTGGCTTCTGGGTCAGTTGAGCTTATAAGGAAGCTATCTAAATCCTCTGGTGATCCCAAGGGACCGGTTGTGGATTCGACTGCGGAGAAATTGGTGGGTGTTTCCGACGTGGTTACGCATTTGGCGCCGTTCTTGGCATCGTCTTTGGAGCCGGCTTTGATCTTTGAAGTGGGGATTAACATGTTGTACTTGGCTGATGTTCCTGGAGGTAAGCCTGAATGGGCTTCGCAATCCATTATTGCCATTCTCACGCTTTGGGATAGGCAAGAATTCTCTTCCGCCAAGGAAAGTATTGTCAGGGCTGTTGTTACGAATTTGCAACTTCTCGATCTTCATATGCAG GTTTCATTGTTTAGGAGGTTGCTTCTGATGGTGAGAAACCTGAGGGCAGAATCAGACCGCATGTATGCTTTAGCATGTATTTGTCGGACAGCTCTTTGTGTTGATCTATTTGCAAAGGAAAGTGTCCGAAGAGGTCAGAAACCTCTTGCTGGGACTGATATTGCTTCGCTTTTTGAGGATGTTAGAATAAGAGATGATCTTAATGCTGTAACAAGTAAAAGCTTATTTAGGGAGGAGTTAGTGGCATCATTGGTAGAAAGTTGCTTTCAGCTGTCTCTACCATTGCCTGAGCAAAAGAACTCTGGTACAGAGAGCAGGGTAATAGGAGCTTTAGCATATGGAACTGGTTATGGTGCACTAAATTGGACAGAGCCTGCACTGGAAGTAGTGGAGGTTTGCAGGCCTTGTGTCAAATGGGATTGTGATGGCAGGACCTATGCAGTTGATTGCTACTTAAAGTTGCTTGTTAGGCTGTGCCACATCTATGATACAAGGGGAGGTGTGAAAAGAGTTAAAGATGGGGCTTCTCAGGATCAAATTCTAAACGAGACAAGGTTGCAGAACTTGCAACGTGAACTTGTGAAAGATTTACGTGAG GTGAATACCCCAAGAATATGTGCCCGTGTTGTTTGGGCTGTCTCAGAACACATAGATGTAGAAGGTTTAGATCCACTTCTGGCTGATGACCCTGAGGATCCACTGAACATTATTATATCAAATATCCATAAGGTTTTGTACAATGTAGATTCATCTGCAGATTCAACTAATAGGCTTCAAGATGTCCAGGCAGTTCTTTTATGTGCTCAGCGGTTGGGATCTCGCCACCCAAGGGCTGGACAGTTATTGACTAAAGAACTTGAGGATTTTAGGAACGGTAACGTGGCTGATTCTGTTAATAAGCATCAGTCACGTATGATATTGCAGAGGATCAAGTATTCTTCAAACCATCCAGACAACAG GTGGGCAGGGGTAAGTGAGGCCAGAGGCGATTACCCATTTAGCCACCACAAACTAACTGTTCAGTTCTATGAAGCCTCTGCAGCTCAGGATAGAAAGTTGGAATCATTGGTCCACAGTGCTATTTTAGAGCTTTGGAGGCCACGTCCTAGTGAACTTGCCCTTCTGCTGACAAAAGGAGCTGACTCTACTTTACTCAAGGTTCCCCCTACTGCAATCACTTTGACTGGTAGCAGTGATCCCTGCTTTGTTGAAGCATATCATTTAGCAGACTCTAGTGATGGAAGGATTACTCTGCATTTGAAG GTCTTAAATTTAACTGAGCTTGAACTAAACCGGGTGGATATTCGGGTTGGATTACATGGtgcattatattttatgaaCGGGTCTCCTCAAGCAGTACGACAGCTGCGTAATCTAGTTTCACAG GATCCAGTGCTGTGCAGTTTGACTGTGGGTGTTTCTCACTTTGAGAGATGTTCCCTGTGGGTTCAAGTCTTATACTACCCCTTTTATGGTAGCGGTGGTGCTGGAGATTATGAAGGTGACTACACTGAAGAAGATCCGCAGATAATGAGACAAAAGAGAAGCTTAAGGCCAGAACTTGGTGAACCTGTGATTTTGAGGTGTCAACCATACAAAATTCCGCTAACTGAGCTTCTGTTACCTTATCAGATATCACCGGTTGAGTTTTTCCGCCTATGGCCTAGCTTACCTGCTTATGTAGAGTTCACTGGTACATATACCTATGAAGGAAGTGGTTTCAAAGCTACTGCTGCACAGCAGTATGGTGCATCTCCTTTCTTGAGTGGGCTAAAGTCCCTGGAATCCAAGCCATTTTATAGAGTCTGCTCACATATCATTCGGACAGTGGCAGGGTTTCAG GTTTGTTTTTCTGCAAAAACTTGGCATGGAGGCTTCTTGGGCATGATGATCTTCGGAGCTAGTGAAGTGAGCAGGAATGTGGATTTGGGTGATGAAACAACCACTATGATGTGCAAATTTGTTGTACGAGCTTCTGATGCATCAATAACAAAGGAGATTGGATCAGATCTACAGGGCTGGTGTGATGACCTTACCGATGGAGGTGTGGAATATGTGCCTGAGGATGAAGTAAAGGCCTCTGCTGCTGAGAGGCTTAGGATCTCAATGGAACGAATAGCTTTGCTAAAGGCAGCCCGGCCAAAGCCTAAGATTCCTAATcctgatgatgaagaagaaaatgaggaTGGAGAGGAAGACGAGgataaaaagaaggaaaagaagaaagatggtaAGGAAGATGATGAAAAGGGACCTTCAACCTTGTCAAAGTTAACTGCAGAGGAGGTTGAGCATCTTTCTCTTCAAGCAGCTGTGCTCCAAGAGTGGCACATACTGTGTAAAGATAGAGGTACCAAAGCAAATTAA